From the genome of Vicia villosa cultivar HV-30 ecotype Madison, WI linkage group LG2, Vvil1.0, whole genome shotgun sequence, one region includes:
- the LOC131647320 gene encoding uncharacterized protein LOC131647320 isoform X2, which produces MLSMWHTLDGMVPMEVDPVGLQMNEFKSAPDFSTSIGSLNERKDPNLKAVSTSNSNQDVEDPKRNQPTPIMYQGNIPSDDSVTHHVPKRPKRKKTRPTSSPKSRQTRASRPKGVYSERDCEREETPIAQTLEDSNWQC; this is translated from the exons ATGTTAAGCATGTGGCACACATTGGATGGGATGGTCCCAATGGAAGTGGACCCAGTTGG ttTGCAGATGAATGAATTTAAATCAGCACCTGATTTTTCAACATCAATTGGTAGCTTGAATGAAAGAAAAGATCCTAATCTAAAGGCTGTCTccacatcaaattccaatcaaG ATGTTGAAGATCCAAAAAGAAACCAACCAACACCAATCATGTACCAAGGCAACATTCCATCTGATGATAGTGTTACTCATCATGTTCCTAAgagaccaaaaagaaaaaagacaaGACCAACTTCTTCTCCTAAATCAAGACAAACAAGAGCATCAAGGCCAAAGGGTGTGTATAGTGAAAGAGATTGTGAGAGAGAAGAAACACCAATTGCTCAAACATTAGAAGACTCAAATTGGCAATGTTAA
- the LOC131647320 gene encoding CRIB domain-containing protein RIC10-like isoform X1, translating to MTIKGIYNKGCKYINHIFVVKEREIEIGCPTDVKHVAHIGWDGPNGSGPSWMNEFKSAPDFSTSIGSLNERKDPNLKAVSTSNSNQDVEDPKRNQPTPIMYQGNIPSDDSVTHHVPKRPKRKKTRPTSSPKSRQTRASRPKGVYSERDCEREETPIAQTLEDSNWQC from the exons ATGACAATTAAAGGGATCTACAACAAAGGTTGCAAGTACATTAACCATATTTTTG tTGTGAAGGAGAGGGAGATTGAAATTGGATGTCCAACAGATGTTAAGCATGTGGCACACATTGGATGGGATGGTCCCAATGGAAGTGGACCCAGTTGG ATGAATGAATTTAAATCAGCACCTGATTTTTCAACATCAATTGGTAGCTTGAATGAAAGAAAAGATCCTAATCTAAAGGCTGTCTccacatcaaattccaatcaaG ATGTTGAAGATCCAAAAAGAAACCAACCAACACCAATCATGTACCAAGGCAACATTCCATCTGATGATAGTGTTACTCATCATGTTCCTAAgagaccaaaaagaaaaaagacaaGACCAACTTCTTCTCCTAAATCAAGACAAACAAGAGCATCAAGGCCAAAGGGTGTGTATAGTGAAAGAGATTGTGAGAGAGAAGAAACACCAATTGCTCAAACATTAGAAGACTCAAATTGGCAATGTTAA